One genomic window of Myxococcales bacterium includes the following:
- a CDS encoding B12-binding domain-containing radical SAM protein, with product MPPCKIVFAYGREEKPVLFTFVPLASMRLAALCDRHGMSGLILDAKRHPDDWEATLQKELSDAFALVIMGKIGRQLEDLITATQIAKRLHPEMPVIFAGWQAAMAAEANLGEPTLDYCTVGTAETTLPELLTTLAAGGDAANVPGIAYKRDGEIKRTAPREFDRNLDEFAAGWDKVDLNWYIERDGGRCQQMIAGIDRAINYTSSRGCHGKCRFCHITAMFERGWFGYSAERVLEDLTYLKERYGVAGVDFHDSNFFTNKVRARRIVEGMIERRLNIAWKCSVRVDQLLTYEDDLMAMIRDSGCRELAIGGESGSQRIMDLIEKEIGPEAVRACSERVIKYGMNPVYSFMVGFPDEKNWVDTKMTLRYMAELKELAPDADSSYFYYTPFPDTPLYDWAHKFGLPYAKKLSDFLIYSPYDPNMPWVDARLSELLKMATRFYFKFAIPDATMRERLRTHKLRLPLRLLSKISHWRVHRLRYEFPIEYRLARFMKDTVIGKWGWFKKLREVL from the coding sequence ATGCCCCCTTGTAAAATCGTCTTTGCCTACGGTCGCGAGGAAAAACCGGTTTTATTCACTTTTGTACCTTTGGCCTCGATGCGCCTGGCGGCCCTTTGCGACCGGCACGGCATGTCGGGGCTGATTCTCGACGCCAAACGGCATCCCGACGACTGGGAAGCGACGCTGCAAAAGGAACTGTCCGACGCCTTCGCCCTGGTCATCATGGGCAAGATCGGCCGCCAACTCGAAGACCTAATCACCGCGACGCAGATCGCCAAGCGGCTGCACCCGGAAATGCCCGTTATTTTCGCCGGTTGGCAGGCCGCCATGGCCGCCGAGGCCAACCTGGGCGAGCCGACGCTCGATTACTGCACCGTCGGCACGGCCGAAACGACCTTGCCGGAATTGCTGACGACCCTCGCGGCCGGCGGCGACGCGGCGAACGTGCCCGGCATCGCCTACAAGCGCGACGGCGAGATCAAACGGACCGCGCCGCGCGAATTCGACCGCAATCTCGACGAGTTCGCCGCCGGCTGGGACAAGGTGGACCTCAACTGGTACATCGAGCGCGACGGCGGCCGCTGCCAGCAAATGATCGCCGGCATCGATCGCGCCATCAACTACACGTCCTCGCGCGGCTGCCACGGCAAGTGCCGCTTCTGCCACATCACGGCGATGTTCGAGCGCGGCTGGTTCGGCTACAGCGCCGAGCGCGTGCTCGAGGACCTGACCTACCTCAAGGAGCGCTACGGCGTCGCCGGCGTCGATTTTCACGATTCGAACTTTTTCACCAACAAGGTGCGGGCGCGGCGGATCGTCGAGGGGATGATCGAACGCCGATTGAATATCGCCTGGAAATGCAGCGTGCGCGTCGACCAGTTGCTGACCTACGAAGACGACCTGATGGCGATGATCCGCGACAGCGGTTGCCGGGAACTGGCGATCGGCGGCGAATCGGGCAGCCAGCGGATCATGGACCTGATCGAGAAGGAGATCGGTCCCGAGGCGGTGCGGGCCTGCTCGGAGCGGGTCATCAAGTACGGCATGAACCCGGTGTACTCGTTCATGGTCGGCTTCCCCGACGAAAAGAACTGGGTCGATACCAAGATGACGCTGCGCTACATGGCCGAACTCAAGGAACTGGCGCCCGACGCCGACAGCTCGTATTTCTATTACACGCCGTTTCCCGACACGCCCCTCTACGATTGGGCGCACAAATTCGGCCTGCCGTACGCCAAGAAACTGAGCGATTTTCTCATTTACAGCCCCTACGATCCGAACATGCCGTGGGTCGACGCGCGGCTTTCCGAACTGCTGAAAATGGCCACCCGCTTTTACTTCAAGTTCGCCATCCCCGACGCGACGATGCGCGAGCGGCTGCGGACCCACAAGCTGCGCCTGCCGCTGCGCCTGCTGTCGAAAATCAGCCATTGGCGCGTCCATCGGCTGCGTTACGAGTTCCCGATCGAATACCGGCTGGCCCGGTTCATGAAGGACACGGTGATCGGCAAGTGGGGCTGGTTCAAAAAGCTGCGCGAGGTGCTGTGA
- a CDS encoding HD domain-containing protein — protein MAETRSLRDPIHGFIKLTENDAKIIDTPLFQRLRRIKQLALAYLVYPGALHSRFEHSLGVFEVAGRMALKLGLSQDEIRLVKEAALLHDLGHGPFSHVSETILELYGEGNEGNVEKIEKEKIHEKLTHQIIQTHPDLDRPLSRDQRMDIVKILSENDRSPILKSIITGPLDADKQDYLLRDSYYCGVKYGIFDLDQLQREMCSIPDVAGEHYLMVDNDGVNSLEQYILAKYYLTNQVYRHRVRLITDEMIVRAVVLGIEEDNLDWLYNIYHYESTDKYMGEYLKWDDNEIFSRALEEKNRSTLVYNIMLRIQNRHLFKRVYHKVLGDAFNAKEKQILQTIMRPEKKETRSLLESQLCQNIEKECQNLGIAFDVTDIRSAVKNRYVILNVFQVKSVKSQSTEDESEIMIHLANNKYRRFEIESSLFRSINEKMNEYHV, from the coding sequence ATGGCTGAGACACGAAGTTTACGCGATCCAATCCACGGTTTTATAAAATTAACAGAAAATGATGCAAAAATCATTGATACTCCATTATTCCAACGGCTACGAAGAATCAAACAGCTAGCATTAGCCTATTTAGTTTATCCAGGCGCACTACATTCAAGATTTGAACATTCTTTAGGGGTATTTGAAGTTGCAGGTCGAATGGCGTTAAAATTGGGCTTATCGCAAGATGAAATACGCCTGGTAAAGGAAGCAGCATTACTACATGATTTAGGCCATGGCCCCTTTTCCCATGTTTCGGAAACAATTCTTGAACTGTATGGAGAAGGTAATGAAGGAAATGTCGAAAAAATAGAAAAAGAGAAAATCCATGAAAAACTGACACACCAAATTATCCAGACTCATCCTGACTTGGACCGTCCCCTTTCCAGAGATCAACGAATGGATATTGTAAAAATATTAAGCGAAAATGATCGCTCTCCTATTCTTAAATCGATAATTACAGGTCCATTGGATGCTGATAAACAGGATTATCTTTTGCGAGACAGTTATTATTGTGGCGTAAAGTATGGCATTTTCGACCTTGATCAATTGCAGCGAGAGATGTGCTCAATTCCGGATGTTGCTGGCGAGCATTATTTAATGGTAGATAATGATGGCGTAAACTCATTGGAACAATATATTTTAGCAAAGTATTATTTAACTAATCAGGTCTATCGCCATCGAGTAAGATTGATCACGGATGAAATGATTGTTCGTGCGGTTGTCCTTGGAATAGAAGAAGATAATTTAGACTGGTTATACAATATTTATCATTATGAAAGTACAGATAAATATATGGGTGAGTATCTAAAATGGGACGATAATGAAATTTTCAGTCGCGCCTTGGAGGAAAAAAATAGGTCAACCTTAGTCTATAATATTATGTTAAGAATTCAAAATAGGCACCTTTTTAAAAGGGTTTACCACAAAGTATTAGGAGATGCTTTTAATGCTAAAGAAAAACAGATACTCCAGACAATAATGAGACCAGAAAAAAAAGAAACGCGATCGTTGTTGGAGAGTCAATTATGTCAGAATATTGAGAAGGAATGTCAAAATCTAGGAATCGCTTTTGATGTGACGGATATAAGGTCAGCTGTTAAAAATAGATATGTAATATTAAATGTATTCCAAGTTAAGTCTGTAAAATCCCAATCGACAGAAGATGAATCAGAAATCATGATCCATTTAGCCAACAATAAATATCGCCGTTTTGAGATCGAATCTTCTCTATTTCGTTCTATAAATGAAAAAATGAATGAGTATCATGTTTAA